In the Sander lucioperca isolate FBNREF2018 chromosome 24, SLUC_FBN_1.2, whole genome shotgun sequence genome, cgccgtgtgcttagatcgttaaaataggaccctcaaaattgaattgaagtatGTGACAGGGTGGATCTGGTTTTATACCTTCTTGCAGGTGACGCACTGCAGGGCAAACTGCTTCTCGTAGCAGGGCATGCAGTAGTTGTTGGCGTCCTTCTGGATGAAGCTCCGGGTGCCTATGGGCTGCTGGCAGCGGTTGCAGGTGAAACAGTTCTTGTGCCAGCTGTTGCCCTTATGCTCCATCTTTTTGGAGCCTGGAGGggtagagggggggggggtgagtgagagaaagagtggGAGAGTGGCAGGGAAAGAGAAGCAAAGGGAGATCAATAAGATACTTACATGGAAAGTTTTACAATCCAAAAAcacttcatcatcatcacatcGGTATgtatgatctgaatacttcttccatcactgcaCCTGAAGATAGCATTAGGCAACTCACACAGCTCATGGAGACAGTTTGGGTACTTTAAAACACTAAACTATACTATACACTATAACACACAATTAGCATCAAACACGTTCTACCTTTCACAGCTCAGTCAAATCTGAACACACGGACACAAACTCCATAATTACCTCCAATGTCCACCGGGAATAAAGCAAATCCGCTTAGAAATCCTAGAAAGAAGAAAGCTCCTTATATCTGAAGAACCTGCCTGAAAATCGGTCACGTTTTTTAAGTTTCCTTCAGTATCTTTGCATTCGTGAGTACAGAGAAACCAGAAACTTCTAATTGTTAATTTGGCATACTTTtaattggtacttttacttaaagggaaATTGGGTTTTTATGGGATTTTGTGTGTGATATAGACTCGGGGGTTGTAAAGTAAAagctgtgaaaatgtgaaattgCTCACTGCCGCCAGTTAGAATTTGATGTATTTGCTACGTAGAAAAACGGGTAACCGATGGTTGTCGTGTTCCAAAATCGACATAGCCCCGCCCCCTTTCCCAACGTTTCACTGCCTAGCCAGAGCCGGGGGGTGTACGAAGCAGAAGAGTCATGTCGTCGCTAAAAAACGGCCGTGAGAGGTGCGTCATTCCTGGGTGCAGATCATCAAATACTGCACGCCcttacaaaagaaaaaatggcACAGACTAGTGGGTGGAAGTCTTGCCTCGACGTGTCCTGAGTCAGGCATTACGGATATGTAACAACTGCCCGTTTTACACCACAGTGTCTTACGTTAATGTCATATGATGGAGTAGTGCagtgtgtggtattagtacttttactgaagtatagcatctgaatacttcttcggCCGCTGGCGAGGATGGAGAGGATAAAAGAAAGGCCTCCTCACCTGGCATGATGGTCTTCAGACACGAGTGGCACTTGGAAGAGTACTCGCTGCTGTAGCACTCGACGCACATCAGCAGCTCGTCCTTGGTGGCGAAAGGCCGGTCCACCAGAGACTGGCTGCACTTGATGCAGAGGAAGCACTCGCTGTGCCAGTGGCGGCCCTTGTACGACAGATCCTGCAGAGTTAAGAGGGAAACTGTTacgtttctgtcttttttttttcttttataaacataacacaaatatacatatatatatatataatatacacacacacacacacacacacacacagacacgtacatgcatacatacacacacacacacacacaaacatacacacacacgcacaaacacacaaagacacgtacatgcatacatatacacacaaacatacatacacacttatacacatatactgtagaaacatacatatatatatatatatatatatacacacacacacacatacatacacacacacaaacacacacacacacacacacacacacacacagacacacaaacatacatacacacacacacatatacacatttactgtagaaacacacacacacacacacacacacacacacacacaaatatacatacacacatacacgtatactgtagaaacacacacacacacacaaacatacatactgtagaaacaaacacacgcacacatatacacctATACTGtagaaacatacatacacacacacacagacatacacacacacatatacacctatactgtagaaacacacacacacacacacacacacacacacacacacacttattaatTAAAGAAAATCCCAACTCAGTATCCCAGTCCTTTGTAAGCCATAGTCTTCCATTTGTTTATATCAAATGATTTAGCTCTACCTATCACAATGTTTCTGTCCAAAGTTTCAGGTTATCtgcaaacattaaaacatcatGTAACAGCggagtatttttttacagtgtggtatcagTTATTTTGCTGAAATATTGAAAATTGCCACCGCTGTCTGGGGGACTTTTCACTGAGGTCGGATAATAAATTGACCTTGCTGGTGCAGCCGATGACCTTCTGGCACACTTCACAGTTGTTGGAGAAAAGATCATCGTAGCATTTGACGCAGTACGGGTTGGTCTCCTTCAGGATGTACTTCAGCCCAAACAGGGACTCCTTACACTCTGTGCAGTCGTACGACTCAGTCATTTTGACTGGAatctcctctctgtcttctgTCCTGCaagatgaaaaatatatataaaaaccatTCAAACACAGAGGCATGCAGACAGAAGTCATAAAGATGATCTAATTGCAGGCAAGATGTGTCGTCGTCTAAATTATAAAAACTTCGATAGGATTTCTGTAATTGGAGAGCTGACTCTTTTTTGCAAATCATGCCTTCAGTAGCCTTCATTACCTTAATCACCTCATTACTTAATTGAGTACTACATACAACAAATTAGGCCGAGGAATGCTGCAAACGGCTGCCCGCGAACGGGTACATGTAGAGTACACGCCTACCACTTTATTAATGGACATCATGTGACTTTTAAATCTGCTTTACTTGCTCCAAAAGAGTTTAAATCAAAGGATAAGGGGGTCTTAATTTGCTCTGTGTCCTAAACATTCTTCAAAATCCTTTGGATGAAAGAGTGGAAAAGCAacgaggagaaaaaaaaaggctaaaGACAAAGTAtagaaggaaaagaagaaatgaAAACGTAGCAGTGCTTTCCctcggtttgtggaagacttaggtgtgcAGATTTGGCAGAGGGGTTTAGGGGtctttcctcaagaaaatgttatgtttttaaataaatgaaatatgcAATTTTGACATACATTTTGTAGCAATATTATCACCATGTCTGTATCTAAAGGCAGtgacaccaacccgataatcggccgtcggacagatgacgaggtcggtgactcggccctcattttggccgacctgacttgttgCAACGGAGGTCGGGCAGTAGGACTCcgtgattggtggagtgctaattCGGAAAtgatgagcgtgactaacgcctctcaaaatctgacggaaatcttttaaactgacctttgtcgatctgaaatgaagacagattcagcaactgcacggtcTATTTCTCTTTTCAAATGTTTTCCTTTGTATTCttatgtctttttatttattgtatttcactTTATTGTGAAGCTATTAAATggaattaaacacacaactgtttggatcgcttccagtttctaaaatgggaggattatttttgcatcgagtacttttttacttttaatactttaactacatttccctgattatacttacagacttttactcaagtaacagtttcaatgcaggacttttacttgtaacagagtattttttacagtgtggtattagtacttttacttaaaggtatagtaagtaATGTTAATAGTGTggtttttatctgtgaaaagtgctacctacctacctacttacttacctacctacttacctacctacctatctacttacttacctacctacctacttacttacttacttttatAAAAGCTGCATAAACTGAATCAATTCTTGAAAGAAATCCACTAAAAGGTCTTCAAAGAGTGGAATCTTCTGGGTCAGTTGAGTACACACATCTGACAACATCGACAGACCCTAAATGTCTCCAAAACAACCACACAGGACGCTGAGatcattatatattattatattatctcTGCCTTGTTAACTCTTGGCAGTCGGAAGCGGCCCATACTGGCAATGAACAGGACGTTAGGATCAGTGGCAGAAGAAGTGTTGAGatccttaagtaaaagtactaaaaccACTAGTACCTGGGTTTCTGCAGGGTATTTCGGAATCAAAGCTTTAGGCCTTAAACTGTCTTGATTCCctgaagtattgtgttgtaGGTcttggttttaaaggtctatgtaacgcttttgtcttttttgaagACATTATTTGGGTAGTGAACAAAGGCTCAACAAGAACAAAACAGTGCTCTGTCTTTACCCAGAATTAGTTAATACAATAATGTGAGTAACTGAATtatgtgtatttcccaaaacacAAAGGCTGCTATTGTCTGGACATTGGATCCGACTCAGAGCAGgaagactttccaaatgttaagTCGTTATTAGGATGCCCTGTAGATGATAGCAAGTGATTTCATTCATTGGCCGATAGTTTGCAGATGACTTTCATCTTAATTTGGAACATTAAAGTTTGGATAAAACTAACCATGTTTCCTGCATATCTTTTAAATCGAAACATTTACAAGACCTCTTTTTGTAAACCTTTTCATGTACACaccaacatacatacacacatatactgtataaacatacatacacatacacacatatactgtagaaacatacataaacacacacacacacacacacacacacacacacacacacacacacacacacacagtgcgtttcactatctttgtggtgacccgtcactgacataatgcattccctagccccttaccctaaccttaaccatcacaactaaatgcctaaccttaacccttaccctcaccctaaccataacctaattctaaccctaatcctaaaaccaagtcttaaccctcaaacagccctttaaactcgtggggtccagcattttggccccacaagtatactgtattcccggtttttggactccatgaatatagttaaacaagaacacacacacacacacacacacacacacacacacacacacacacatacacaaacatatatgGCCAGTGTACATAACTAATAcatataacaactaatatcaactggCAACTTGCAATTATAACAGTCAGAACAACAATGTTTTAAGTCCCTTGGAACAAAAATGTTGGTTGTTGCTGACAcaacatgacaaaaaaatgaaaaacctttTGACAGCGTATACTTTCGCAGGAGCAATTTGGGGGTTCAGTGcattgcccaaggacactttgacattgggactgcagggccagggatcgaaccaccaaccggCCGATTGGTAGGCAAATAGTCTACCCCCTGAGCCACAGCCCccccatctcacacacacatgaaagaTAAGCACGAATGAAATTGCCAAACATCTCAGAAATGACTGTGAATGACtttgtaaatataaaaaaagaaaaaaaaaaaaaaaggaatacagaGTGCAAAGAACACTGGGTCAAAAGACTGTATAAAGAAGGCGAAGAGAGAACGAAAGAAAGTCTTACCCTGTCAGAGCAGCCTGAGTGGCAGAGGATGAGACGGACTGCAGACTGAGACCAGAGGTGTCTACTGAGCACTGTCGTCGATCTGCCTTTTAAAGTGAACACaaaatgtgacacacacacacacacacacacacacacacacacacacagggaaaggAAGGCGGGGGCGGTGGTGTGACCAGAGTGGGCAGGTCAGATTATATTTGGAATGCTATAAATTAAAGCCAAATGCTgaaaatcacaaattgttgaCATGTTGAAACATGTGAAGATTCAATCACTCATACAGGACACAGcttgtaaaaacacacacaaacacacacacacacacacactacaaacaTGTACGCAcgcacatgcgcgcacacacacacacacacacacactacaaacatgcatgcacacacacacgcacacatacatatacacacacacacacacactacaaccatgcacgcacgcacacacacacacacacacacacacacacattacaaacatgcacgcgcacacacacacacacacacacacacacacacacacacacacactttaactacattaaactacgttttcctgatgatactgacatacttttacttaagtaacattttctatgcaggacttttacttgtaataaaaGTATAcaatgtggtattagtacttttactgaagtaaaggatctgaatacttcttccaccgctggttaTATAATACAGAAAAAGCCCTGCTATCGTCCAGTGGATTTTCTGCGAGTACATGCCTGAGTTGTACCAAGAACTGTTTCTTCTAATAGTTCAAAGAAATACGTGTCATGTACGGGCTAAACAGCAGCCACTTGGTAGTCCTTAGCCTAATTTCTGCACATAAAAGGGTATGACTGGAATACTCTGTCCATGTGTGGCTCCAATGAGTGTCAGTAAGTTGACATTTAGAGTTTTTGTAGAATTTGATTTTCTGCTGCATCATGTTGGGACACACTGTGTGATTTTTATGAATCTTATTGCTGTTATACTATTATATTTACACACTGTGTGCTTGGAGATCATGTGGAGGTAGGGCGCCTGGACATTAAGTCCTTAAACCATTTGGAGAGgaatttaaaaataaagcaCCCTATAGAAGTGGCTCCCGACTCGGGGGTCGGTGAGATGCAAGTTCAATCTGAGAGGATTAATAGAATAGTAAAGCTGAGAAAAAACATttgctgcatttcattttttcccTTTAATCTTAtctttttgtgcttttgtctTGAATTACTGGATTACTTcggcctttttgttttttttttggggggggggggacgactACAACAGTAAACATGATCGGTTCGAGTACAGTAAAAgcaatgagtctgtgttaccttatttgacggAAATCTATGCATatggctgtttttttctgacaacaagGCCTTTTATGCTTGAGTAAATTAAGCGCCAATTAACCCtgtgaggtctaagggcatgtTTACATATCTTCTTGAAttctgatccccatgtgtttcatatcaaaatgttcagaacaaactcagctgtTCTGTAAAGTGACGGCCAAaattgttccagagcaatgtgtaaagagatcaTTTGGCCCTAAAGAAGtggaaatatttctcaaatctcttgtgaaaacataccTACACTCAGTTGTTTTGGAgtttgaaatgagtttacaaaagtcacgggttaaaaaaaagtagggTAATATATGAAAAAatctaaatgtctaaaatgatattttttaatatcactttttgagtaggagtgttgGACTTGCTTgtgcgtcttttgtcctcagagggttaacacTTCTAAAAGTAGATGAAACACCAAATAACCaaactgcttaaaaaaataataatattgaaatactatactgttAAAAtcattcaagtttatgttctgctcgTTCCAACACTTGTTAAGTAAATTGCTGATAAACACACTTAGAGAAGATTTGACTGGCGCTGGCCAAAACCTCTttacagtgtagtattagtacttttactgaagtaaaggatctgaatacttcttccaccgctggtcACGTGGACAGTGTTGTTCTCATTACTAAGAATTCCTCTTGGGCAGCGACAGAAATTACGCACTGTAGCTTAAAAGTTCTGGCTGGGTTGACCAATGTTTAACTACGTCACCTTCTTCTGCAATGCTTCAATTGCAACGGACTGGAGAAGTAGCATCACCAAAACAGTTCACCTCAATCTGCCCAACTCCTAATATTCTCATAACAGTAGTGGACATAAACGCACATAAAATTTGGCTGTTTTTTTGGCAGAATTTCTGGAAATTTGGTTCAAAATTGTGTGTTGTAATTTAGACAGAAACTATAACACTAGTGTTGGACTCATGTAGACTCTTAAAAGGGtaactacagtttttttcaacttggactattttccatgtttttgtgtgtaagtgactgaagggaacaacaatcttttgaCATTGGTCTGgtattaagtgagatcgctgtaaccggcagccacagaccgcGCTGCAATGTAACCTTATGGGGCAAAAGTGGCTGCACTTCACTTCCACCTGAACTATAACTCGAGCTGTAACCTTCAACTTTATCAAGATGAGAAACTTAAAGGCTTTAGCTGCAATGGCATTAActgttaacccccccccccccccccaagaaaaatgtaatctaatttgaaatagtttgacattttgggaaatactcatattttcttatttagttagatgagaagactgaTTCCACTCTCATGTCTTGTTTCTTTACATTGATTGGACAAAGTGTTATACAGCTTCTCATCAAACTCTCAGCGAGAAAGGGAATTtcccaaatgtcaaactattccttttaaaCGAATGAATGCTGGTTTAAGATTAAAGTATACCCCTAAAGACTGACCTGTTCTCCCTGGCTCTTCAAGCTTTGGAAAGCTGCTGAACTTCTCGTTTGTGTCTCAATCCTTCAGAAAGAAACTcagggcctcatttataaatgcTACGCTTGTAATTATGCAAGCGAGAGCATAATTATGAAGTCAAATGAAACGATCTATAATCAGGAGGTTCATAGAAAAGAACATTTTCTAAATGAGGCCTCTGATATCTACATTCAGCAAATTAAATATGTCTACATCTTATATTAGTATATACACTAAGGATGTTTGGATGTTGCTTCTCTGAGCGGTGACAGTCTGTTGTGATGGCCTCCCATTGGTGCTCCAACAGGAGGGGCGGTGCTTGTGGTTCCAGGTGGGGCGGTTTAGCATGCGGCAGTTATTTGCGGTCCGTCTGCGGAAAGAAACCAACATGAGAAGGCTGCAAGCCTGCTTttacatatttgtatttttatcacATGACTTTTCCACGGGCAAAAAAATGATACATTTATTGAAAATGattttaatttaaacaaaaaaaaaaaaaactaatggcATGTTCCCACAAAGCCGtttttttaattgcaataaGTGAAAAAAACGTATGCCGAAATAAACACATCATGATGCTGatttttaaaaagtctaaatTCAAACTTCATCAGGTCTGTCCGCAAGACGACAAGcaaacaactttaaaaaaagcttGTTTTCTGCATGAAATTGGGATCGATCGGGCTCTGCTAACATTGGAAACACAAAAATAGAGATATCATTTCAGAACTTACCAGCTAGTCAAACTTccccagggctccagactaacttttttcactaggagcacagtggcccccaactgaaaattttaggggcgcaaccagaaaatttaggggcacacaccataaatcaacatgctaaccaaatattcacatttctactaatttccactgtattactaatgAATACTTTTGACATTGGTCTGgtattaagtgagatcgctgtaaccggcagccacagaccgcgctgcaatgtaaccttatggggcaaatgtgcatcgtcaatttggtccactaaaagtgctttatttcttgcggacaggctcagattaatattctaagtgtgtgacaacattatggaaaggatccctacagagatagacctttttaaaacctctttaagacctttctgtttaaccagcaacagctctgaagtcgctacccaccagactccatttaaaaaaaacaatacttttagcgtgtatagagccaacgtaatgtaaatcagtaaactgtgtttatttcaaccaaaactagagttgtgatggttggaaaagagGAAAGGCgacccaaaatggcttttcaaagttttattttgtttctgtcgactttgaatgaaatggattttacgatgctaaaatttatatttatgtacatggagtctggtgggtttagcaaatgcaatttcccggatgtttttatgtttaaaaaaaggatcttactctttaacagaaaggtcgacctccttagaaatcctttccataatgttgtcagacacttagaatattaatctgagtctgtcagtggcaaaacgagcacttttgtgaag is a window encoding:
- the LOC116048626 gene encoding four and a half LIM domains protein 2-like, whose protein sequence is MTESYDCTECKESLFGLKYILKETNPYCVKCYDDLFSNNCEVCQKVIGCTSKDLSYKGRHWHSECFLCIKCSQSLVDRPFATKDELLMCVECYSSEYSSKCHSCLKTIMPGSKKMEHKGNSWHKNCFTCNRCQQPIGTRSFIQKDANNYCMPCYEKQFALQCVTCKKPITTVGVNYHDQPWHKECFVCIGCKQQLAGQRFTSRDDFAYCLDCFCNLFAKKCASCTTPISGIGGTKYISFEQRQWHTDCFNCKGCSASLVGRGFLTCKDDILCPECVTDF